In the Candidatus Sericytochromatia bacterium genome, one interval contains:
- a CDS encoding cytochrome c, producing MLKGGLREWREKGYPLEKGQALTDLPYAADGRRLYAQHCSTCHGESGKGVPGHFPPLRDDPLLAAPDPWGAIYVTLYGLSGRPVAGRQWEARMGGFARYLSDTEAAALVSYARAQFVLGAGPVAPSDVAKVRRQVESARASREASKAIAP from the coding sequence GTGCTCAAGGGCGGTCTGCGGGAGTGGCGCGAGAAGGGCTACCCGCTGGAAAAGGGCCAGGCCCTGACTGACCTTCCCTATGCCGCAGATGGTCGGCGCCTGTATGCCCAGCACTGCAGCACTTGCCACGGCGAGAGCGGCAAGGGGGTGCCCGGTCACTTCCCCCCCTTGCGCGACGACCCCTTGCTCGCGGCGCCAGACCCGTGGGGGGCGATTTACGTCACCCTGTATGGCTTGTCGGGGCGCCCCGTGGCCGGGCGCCAGTGGGAGGCCCGCATGGGAGGCTTTGCGCGCTACCTCTCGGACACCGAGGCCGCCGCGCTGGTCAGTTATGCGCGCGCCCAGTTCGTGCTGGGAGCAGGCCCGGTGGCCCCCAGCGATGTGGCCAAGGTGCGACGCCAGGTGGAGTCGGCGCGCGCCAGCCGAGAGGCGTCGAAGGCGATCGCGCCCTGA